GCTCGAAATCCTACGACGCCATCACGATGGACCTTGTCATGCCGCGCATGAACGGATCGGTCGCCATCGAGGCTATCCGCAACCTCGACCCCAAGGTCCCCATCGTCGTCCTGACTGGCTACCAGGAGCGCCTTTCCGATCTTGGCAGCCTCGGCGTATCGAAAATCCTCGCCAAACCCCTCGCCCTCCACGACCTCGAACAGGAAATCCGGGCGCTGCTGCCCTCGATGGCGTAGGCTCGGATCGTCTCTCGAACTCGGTCTTGGACCGTC
This DNA window, taken from Candidatus Hydrogenedentota bacterium, encodes the following:
- a CDS encoding response regulator is translated as MKRPRLLVVDDEEYIRLALRKWFEGCGFEVDVADDGDVAVDLCRSKSYDAITMDLVMPRMNGSVAIEAIRNLDPKVPIVVLTGYQERLSDLGSLGVSKILAKPLALHDLEQEIRALLPSMA